DNA from Chrysemys picta bellii isolate R12L10 chromosome 13, ASM1138683v2, whole genome shotgun sequence:
GAGTTTTATCACTGGGATGACATCACAGTAGAAATTGTCAATTTCATTCAGGCCACAGAATATTAACTGTGACAGGAATAATATAAAGATGGTTGTAGCCAAGCAACCATTTAACCAGGATCCAGCCGCCAAGTGGAGGCAAAACCTGTCATTCATCAGAGCTGAATAGTGCAGGGGTTTACATATCGCTAAATATCGATCATAAGACATCGCTGCTAGAAGATAGCATTCTGTAGCTGCCAGAACACCAAAGAAGTAAATTTGTGTGATGCAGCCACTGACTGagatggttctgtccccagtcaggagacggGCCAacatcctgggcaggatggtggaggtgtagcagatctccacgcaggacaagttccccaggaagaagtacatgggggtgtgaaggtgctgatcagccactATTAATGCCATGACAAGGATGTTTCCGGCCACAGTTGTGatgtagatcactaggaacaGCAGGAAGAGAATTATTTGTAGGTCAGGGATATCCCCGAATCCCAGCAGGATGAATTCTGTGACGGTTGTTTGGTTTCCCCAGCGTGTGTCAGCCATGGGTTGAGTCTagaaacaataaaacaaactgTGCAATCGAATCAGTAGAACATTAAGTGTCAGGAATTCATTCCATAAATTTTCAAAAACTCCTCCCCCGCTTCTGGTTACCCCCTTAAATGTTAAAGCTAAATAGAAACTTCAGAGCAAAGTGCCAGGAGTCTCAGTCCAAGAACAGCACATTGGTATCCCTGCAGACTCACTCTCTACTATATCAGAGCCATAACTACGA
Protein-coding regions in this window:
- the LOC101932645 gene encoding olfactory receptor 6N1-like; its protein translation is MADTRWGNQTTVTEFILLGFGDIPDLQIILFLLFLVIYITTVAGNILVMALIVADQHLHTPMYFFLGNLSCVEICYTSTILPRMLARLLTGDRTISVSGCITQIYFFGVLAATECYLLAAMSYDRYLAICKPLHYSALMNDRFCLHLAAGSWLNGCLATTIFILFLSQLIFCGLNEIDNFYCDVIPVIKLACSDTHLMVLLDFILAGVFTLPPFLLTLTSYVCIIATILRIPSTTGRYKAFSTCYSHLIVVTIYYGTLMSVSMLPTLDTLRVLKKVLSLCYTVLTPLVNPLIYSLRNKEVRKALTKTYTKYVAFKKTCRDS